The proteins below come from a single Streptomyces sp. SCSIO 75703 genomic window:
- a CDS encoding LacI family DNA-binding transcriptional regulator: MTAAGKHQVSRAETSRRGNRPGRAGIRDVAAAAGVSITTVSDALNGKGRLPDATRRHVREVADRLGYRPSAAARTLRTGKSGLIGLTVTTYGDEPFTFTEFAYFAEMARAATSAALARGYALVILPATSRHDVWSNVALDGTVVIDPSDQDPVVGELIRQGLPVVSDGRPAGTLPVTAWVDNDHEAAVLGILDHLAAAGARRIGLLTGTTTDTYTHLSTTAYLRWCERVGQDPVYESYPAHDPCAGAVAADRLLARPDRPDAVYGLFDPNGTDLLAAARRYGLRVPEDLLLVCCSESTVYASTEPPITTLSLKPRRIGTAVVQLLIDAIEGLDSDQPVEQVIPTELIVRTSSQRRPPRTTVSPPRSPESR, from the coding sequence ATGACAGCAGCAGGGAAGCACCAGGTGAGCCGCGCGGAAACCTCACGCCGAGGCAACCGGCCGGGTCGGGCGGGCATCAGGGACGTGGCCGCCGCCGCCGGAGTCTCCATCACGACCGTCTCCGATGCCCTCAACGGCAAGGGGCGACTCCCGGACGCCACCCGGCGCCATGTCCGCGAGGTCGCCGACCGGCTCGGCTATCGTCCCTCAGCCGCCGCCCGCACACTCCGTACCGGCAAGTCCGGCCTCATCGGTCTGACCGTGACCACGTACGGGGATGAACCTTTCACCTTCACCGAGTTCGCGTACTTCGCCGAGATGGCGCGGGCCGCGACCTCCGCCGCGCTCGCCCGCGGCTACGCCCTCGTCATCCTCCCGGCGACCTCCCGCCACGACGTGTGGTCCAACGTCGCCCTGGACGGCACGGTCGTCATCGACCCCTCCGACCAGGACCCGGTCGTGGGCGAGTTGATCCGCCAGGGCTTACCCGTCGTCTCCGACGGCCGCCCGGCCGGCACGCTCCCCGTCACCGCCTGGGTCGACAACGACCACGAGGCCGCCGTCCTCGGCATCCTCGACCATCTGGCCGCCGCCGGCGCCCGGCGGATCGGACTGCTCACCGGCACCACGACGGACACGTACACCCACCTCTCGACCACCGCCTACCTGCGCTGGTGCGAACGCGTCGGGCAGGATCCCGTCTACGAGTCCTACCCGGCCCACGATCCGTGTGCCGGCGCCGTCGCCGCCGACCGGCTCCTCGCCCGCCCGGACCGGCCGGACGCCGTCTACGGGCTCTTCGACCCCAACGGCACCGACCTGCTGGCCGCCGCCCGCCGCTACGGGCTGCGCGTCCCGGAGGACCTCCTGCTCGTCTGCTGCAGCGAGTCCACCGTGTACGCCAGCACCGAGCCGCCCATCACCACCCTGTCGCTCAAGCCCCGCCGCATCGGCACCGCCGTCGTCCAGCTCCTCATCGACGCCATCGAGGGCCTCGACTCGGACCAGCCGGTCGAGCAGGTGATACCGACCGAACTGATCGTGCGCACCTCCTCGCAGCGCCGCCCGCCGCGCACCACGGTGAGCCCGCCACGGTCACCCGAGAGTCGCTAG
- the hisC gene encoding histidinol-phosphate transaminase, producing the protein MSETSPKLRAELEGIPTYKPGKPAAAGGPVAYKLSSNENPYPPLPGVMETVAAAASSFNRYPDMACTGLMNELSERFGVPVGHLATGTGSVGVAQQLIQATAGPGDEVIYAWRSFEAYPIITRISGATAVQVPLTDGEVHDLDAMAAAITDRTRLIFVCNPNNPTGTVVRREELERFLDRVPKDVLVVLDEAYREFIRDPEVPDGVEIYRNRPNVCVLRTFSKAYGLAGLRVGFAIAHEPVAAALRKTAVPFGVSQLAQEAAIASLRAEDALIGRVGSLVGERSRVVAALRAQGWTVPETQANFVWLRLGERTVDFAEACERAGVVVRPFAGEGVRVTVGEDEANDIFLKAAEEFRTRL; encoded by the coding sequence GTGAGCGAGACGAGCCCCAAGCTGCGCGCCGAACTGGAGGGGATTCCCACCTACAAGCCGGGCAAGCCCGCCGCGGCCGGTGGGCCGGTGGCCTACAAGCTGTCCTCGAACGAGAACCCCTACCCGCCGCTTCCGGGCGTGATGGAGACGGTGGCGGCCGCGGCCTCGTCGTTCAACCGCTACCCGGACATGGCCTGTACGGGGCTGATGAACGAGCTGTCCGAGCGGTTCGGGGTGCCCGTCGGCCACCTGGCCACCGGCACCGGGTCGGTCGGCGTGGCCCAGCAGCTCATCCAGGCGACCGCCGGCCCCGGCGACGAGGTGATCTACGCCTGGCGCTCCTTCGAGGCGTACCCGATCATCACGCGGATCAGCGGGGCGACGGCGGTCCAGGTGCCGCTGACCGACGGCGAGGTCCACGATCTGGACGCGATGGCGGCGGCGATCACCGACCGGACCCGGCTGATCTTCGTCTGCAACCCGAACAACCCGACCGGCACGGTGGTGCGCCGCGAGGAGCTGGAACGCTTCCTCGACCGGGTGCCGAAGGACGTGCTCGTGGTCCTCGACGAGGCGTACCGCGAGTTCATCCGCGACCCCGAGGTGCCCGACGGCGTCGAGATCTACCGGAACCGGCCCAACGTCTGCGTGCTGCGCACCTTCTCCAAGGCGTACGGTCTGGCCGGCCTCCGGGTCGGCTTCGCCATCGCCCACGAGCCGGTGGCGGCGGCACTGCGCAAGACGGCGGTGCCCTTCGGGGTGAGCCAGCTCGCCCAGGAGGCGGCGATCGCCTCGCTACGGGCCGAGGACGCGCTGATCGGACGGGTCGGTTCGCTCGTGGGCGAGCGTTCCCGGGTGGTCGCCGCGCTGCGCGCGCAGGGCTGGACGGTCCCGGAGACGCAGGCCAACTTCGTGTGGCTGCGACTGGGGGAGCGCACGGTGGACTTCGCCGAGGCGTGCGAGCGGGCCGGTGTGGTCGTGCGACCGTTCGCCGGTGAGGGGGTGCGGGTGACCGTCGGGGAGGACGAGGCCAACGACATCTTCCTGAAGGCGGCGGAGGAGTTCCGCACGCGGCTCTAG